The following coding sequences lie in one Populus nigra chromosome 15, ddPopNigr1.1, whole genome shotgun sequence genomic window:
- the LOC133674456 gene encoding DEAD-box ATP-dependent RNA helicase 15-like, with translation MGETRDNDAYEEELLDYEEEDDKAPDSVGAKVNGEAVKKGYVGIHSSGFRDFLLKPELLRSIVDSGFEHPSEVQHECIPQAILGMDVICQAKSGMGKTAVFVLSTLQQIEPTTGQVIALVLCHTRELAYQICHEFERFSTYLPDTKVAVFYGGVNVKTHKDLLKNECPHVVVGTPGRILALARDKDLSLKNVRHFILDECDKMLESLDMRRDVQEIFKMTPHDKQVMMFSATLSKEIRPVCKKFMQDPMEIYVDDEAKLTLHGLVQHYIKLTELEKNRKLNDLLDALDFNQVVIFVKSVSRAAELNKLLVECNFPSICIHSGMSQEERLMRYKGFKEGHKRILVATDLVGRGIDIERVNIVINYDMPDSADTYLHRVGRAGRFGTKGLAITFVSSASDSDVLNQVQERFEVDIKELPEQIDTSTYMPS, from the exons ATGGGTGAAACAAGAGACAACGATGCTTACGAGGAGGAGCTTCTCGACTACGAAGAAGAAGATGACAAAGCACCTGACTCCGTCGGAGCTAAAGTTAACGGCGAAGCCGTTAAGAA GGGATATGTTGGAATTCACAGTTCGGGATTCAGAGACTTCCTTTTGAAGCCAGAGCTTCTTCGGTCCATTGTTGACTCGGGTTTTGAGCATCCTTCTGAAG TGCAACATGAATGTATTCCCCAAGCCATCTTGGGAATGGATGTCATCTGCCAAGCTAAATCTGGAATGGGAAAGACTGCTGTTTTTGTTCTGTCTACTCTTCAGCAAATTGAGCCTACCACTGGACAAGTTATTGCCCTTGTTCTATGTCACACTAGAGAGTTGGCTTACCAG aTCTGTCATGAGTTTGAGAGGTTCAGTACTTACTTGCCCGATACAAAGGTTGCTGTTTTCTATGGTGGTGTCAATGTCAAAACTCACAAAGATCTACTGAAAAATGAATGCCCTCATGTTGTTGTTGGAACTCCTGGAAGAATCCTGGCACTGGCTAGAGATAAAGACCTTTCCTTGAAGAATGTCAGGCATTTTATCCTTGATGAATGTGACAAAATGCTGGAATCACTCG ACATGAGGAGAGATGTTCAGGAGATCTTCAAGATGACTCCTCATGATAAGCAAGTTATGATGTTTTCTGCAACACTCAGCAAAGAAATCCGCCCAGTTTGCAAAAAATTCATGCAAGAT CCAATGGAAATTTACGTCGATGATGAAGCCAAGTTGACCCTCCATGGTCTTGTACAG CACTACATCAAACTGACTGAGCTGGAGAAAAATCGGAAGTTGAACGATCTTCTTGATGCATTGGACTTCAATCAAGTTGTTATCTTTGTTAAAAGTGTGAGCAGAGCAGCTGAGTTGAACAAGTTACTTGTGGAGTGTAATTTCCCCTCTATTTGCATCCATTCTGGCATGTCACAGGAAGAAAG GTTGATGCGCTACAAGGGTTTCAAGGAGGGTCATAAAAGGATTCTTGTTGCCACTGATTTGGTTGGCAGGGGTATTGATATTGAACGTGTCAACATTGTTATTAACTATGACATGCCAGACTCTGCTGACACTTACTTGCACAGG GTTGGTAGAGCTGGTAGGTTTGGCACAAAGGGCCTTGCAATTACCTTTGTATCATCAGCTTCCGACTCTGATGTTCTCAACCAG GTTCAAGAGAGGTTTGAGGTGGATATAAAGGAGCTACCGGAGCAGATTGATACATCTACATATA TGCCATCTTAA